The Bos indicus x Bos taurus breed Angus x Brahman F1 hybrid chromosome 25, Bos_hybrid_MaternalHap_v2.0, whole genome shotgun sequence genome has a window encoding:
- the LAMTOR4 gene encoding ragulator complex protein LAMTOR4 — protein sequence MTSALTQGLERIPDQLGYLVLSEGAVLASSGDLENDEQAASAISELVSTACGFRLHQGMSVPFKRLSVVFGEHTLLVTVSGQRVFVVKRQNRGREPIDV from the exons ATG ACTTCGGCACTGACCCAGGGGCTGGAGCGAATCCCCGACCAGCTTGGCTACCTGGTGCTGAGTGAAGGCGCGGTGCTGGCG TCATCTGGGGATCTGGAGAATGACGAGCAGGCTGCCAGCGCCATCTCTGAGCTCGTCAGCACGGCCTGCGGTTTCCGGCTGCACCAAGGCATGAGCGTACCCTTCAAGCGTCTGTCGG TGGTCTTTGGAGAACACACACTGCTTGTGACCGTGTCGGGACAGAGGGTGTTTGTGGTGAAGAGGCAGAACCGAGGCCGGGAGCCCATTGACGTGTGA
- the C25H7orf43 gene encoding uncharacterized protein C7orf43 homolog produces MESQCDYSMYFPAVPLPPRAELAGDPGRYRALPRRNHLYLGETVRFLLVLRCRGGAGSGAGGGPGLGSRGAWAELATALAALASVSAGGGAPAGGGSGDQDPEPPGGGDPGGGGLFRGCSPLLTHGPGPATSGGATTLPVEEPIVSTDEVIFPLTVSLDRLPPGTPKAKIVVTVWKREVEAPEVRDQGYLRLLQTRSPGETFRGEQSAFKAQVSTLLTLLPPPVLKCRQFTVAGKHLTVLKVLNSSSQEEISVWDIRILPNFNASYLPVMPDGSVLLVDNVCHQSGEVSMGSFCRLPGTSGCFPCPLSALEEHNFLFQLRAGEQPPPGAKEGLEVPLIAVVQWSTPKLPFTQSIYTHYRLPSIRLDRPCFVMTASCESPVRTYERFTVTYTLLNNLQDFLAVRLVWTPEHAQAGKQLCEEERRAMQAALDSIVCHTPLNNLGFSRKGSALTFSVAFQALRTGLFELSQHMKLKLQFTASVSHPPPEARPLSRKSSPSSPAVRDLVERHQASLGRSQSFSHQQPSRSHLMRSGSVMERRAITPPVASPVGRPLYLPPDKAVLSLDKIAKRECKVLVVEPVK; encoded by the exons ATGGAGTCCCAGTGCGATTACTCGATGTACTTCCCGGCCGTGCCGCTGCCGCCGCGCGCGGAGCTGGCGGGGGACCCGGGCCGGTACCGGGCGCTGCCCCGGCGCAACCACCTCTACCTAGGGGAGACGGTTCGCTTCCTGCTGGTGCTGCGCTGCCGGGGCGGTGCGGGGTCCGGCGCCGGGGGCGGCCCAGGCTTGGGCTCCCGAGGGGCCTGGGCGGAACTGGCGACCGCCCTGGCCGCCCTGGCCTCGGTCAGCGCCGGAGGCGGGGCGCCCGCGGGCGGTGGCTCGGGCGACCAGGATCCCGAACCCCCGGGGGGCGGGGACCCTGGCGGTGGGGGGTTGTTTCGAGGCTGCAGCCCCCTCCTCACCCACGGCCCGGGCCCTGCTACCTCAGGGGGAGCGACCACG CTGCCTGTGGAGGAACCAATTGTGTCCACAGATGAGGTCATCTTCCCACTCACCGTTTCACTGGATAGACTGCCCCCAGGGACACCTAAGGCCAAG ATTGTAGTGACCGTGTGGAAGCGGGAGGTTGAGGCACCAGAGGTCAGAGATCAAGGCTACCTGCGCTTGCTGCAGACCCGATCTCCTGGGGAGACCTTCAGGGGCGAGCAGAGCGCTTTCAAGGCCCAAG TGAGCACCCTGCTGACTCTGCTGCCCCCTCCAGTTCTGAAGTGCCGCCAGTTCACTGTGGCTGGAAAACACTTGACCGTGCTCAAGG TGCTGAACAGCTCCTCCCAGGAGGAAATTTCTGTCTGGGATATCCGCATTCTCCCAAACTTCAATGCCAGTTATCTACCTGTCATGCCCGACGGCTCTGTGCTGCTGGTGGACAACGTCTG TCACCAATCTGGTGAAGTCTCCATGGGCTCCTTCTGCCGGCTCCCTGGTACCTCTGGCTGCTTCCCCTGCCCACTTAGTGCCCTGGAGGAACATAACTTCCTGTTTCAGCTCAGAGCGGGTGAGCAGCCCCCTCCAGGGGCCAAGGAG GGCCTAGAGGTTCCCCTGATTGCTGTGGTTCAGTGGTCTACGCCGAAGTTGCCCTTCACCCAGAGCATCTATACCCACTACCG CCTGCCCAGCATCCGCCTGGACCGCCCGTGCTTTGTGATGACTGCTTCTTGTGAGTCCCCTGTTCGGACCTATGAGCGTTTCACTGTTACCTATACGCTGCTCAACAATCTCCAAGACTTCCTTGCTGTAAGGCTCGTGTGGACCCCGGAGCATGCCCAGGCTG GAAAGCAGCTGTGTGAGGAGGAGCGCCGGGCCATGCAGGCAGCCCTGGACTCCATCGTCTGCCACACACCCCTCAACAACCTCGGCTTCTCCCGGAAGGGCAGCGCGCTCACCTTCAGCGTGGCCTTCCAGGCTCTGCGGACCGGGCTCTTCGAG CTGAGCCAGCacatgaagctgaagctgcagttcACTGCCAGCGTGTCCCACCCGCCGCCCGAGGCCCGGCCCCTCTCTCGCAAGAGCAGCCCCAGCAGCCCTGCCGTCCGGGACTTGGTGGAGAGGCACCAGGCCAGCCTGGGCCGCTCGCAGTCCTTCTCCCACCAACAGCCCTCCCGCAGCCACCTCATGAG GTCGGGCAGTGTGATGGAGCGCCGGGCCATCACTCCCCCCGTGGCCTCCCCTGTTGGCCGCCCCCTCTACCTGCCTCCGGACAAGGCTGTGCTCTCTCTGGACAAGATCGCCAAACGCGAGTGCAAGGTCCTGGTGGTGGAGCCGGTCAAGTAG
- the GAL3ST4 gene encoding galactose-3-O-sulfotransferase 4: MGVLSPTRTMRLWGPRSLGVALGVFMTIGFALQLLGGPFQRRLPGLQLRHSWASSLGPAAPSCPPRQHLVFLKTHKSGSSSVLSLLHRYGDRHGLRFALPARYQFGYPRLFQASRVKGYRPQSGGTQPPFHILCHHMRFNLKEVLQVMPSDSFFFSIVRDPAALARSAFSYYKSTSSAFRKAPSLAAFLANPRAFYRPGARGDHYARNLLWFDFGLPFPPELRTKRGNPHVSRDPNPPQLPSGAGPPAHTLDPNALFHPVPTVADGHSQMSSPASLDLGSSSFIQWNLAWLDSVFDLVLVAEYFDESLVLLADALCWGLDDVVGFMHNAQAGGGQDRSTIDDGGLTTEERQLTARARAWNNLDWALYVHFNRSLWARIKQYGQSRLDSAVAELRARREALAKHCLVGGEALDPKYITDRRFRPFQFGSGKVLGYVLRSGLSLQDQEECERLATPELQYKDKLDAKQFPPTVSLPLKTSRRPSP; this comes from the exons ATGGGCGTTCTGTCTCCCACCAGGACCATGCGCCTCTGGGGGCCCCGGAGCCTAGGGGTGGCTCTGGGAGTCTTCATGACCATTGGATTTGCCCTCCAGCTCTTGGGGGGTCCCTTCCAGAGGAG GCTACCCGGGCTGCAGCTCCGACATTCCTGGGCCTCATCCCTGGGACCAGCTGCTCCATCCTGTCCACCTCGGCAGCACCTTGTGTTCCTGAAGACACATAAATCCGGGAGCAGCTCTGTGCTGAGTCTGCTTCACCGCTATGGGGACCGACACGGGCTGCGCTTTGCCCTCCCTGCCCGCTACCAGTTTGGCTACCCAAGACTTTTCCAGGCCTCTCGGGTCAAAGGCTACCGGCCTCAGAGTGGAGGCACCCAGCCCCCTTTCCACATTCTCTGTCATCACATGAGGTTCAACCTGAAAGAG gtACTTCAGGTCATGCCTTCTGAcagcttcttcttttccattgtcCGAGACCCAGCGGCTCTGGCCCGTTCTGCCTTCTCCTACTATAAATCCACATCATCGGCCTTCCGCAAAGCACCATCCTTGGCTGCCTTCTTGGCCAATCCTCGAGCCTTCTACCGACCCGGGGCCCGGGGGGACCACTATGCACGCAACTTGCTATGGTTTGACTTtggcctccccttccccccagagCTGAGGACCAAGAGAGGGAATCCGCATGTCTCCAGAGACCCCAACCCTCCCCAGTTACCTTCTGGCGCTGGCCCTCCAGCCCACACCCTGGATCCCAATGCTCTCTTCCATCCTGTTCCCACTGTTGCTGATGGTCACAGCCAGATGTCCAGCCCTGCCTCTTTAGATTTGGGGTCTTCATCCTTCATCCAGTGGAATCTGGCCTGGCTGGACTCTGTCTTTGACCTGGTCTTGGTGGCCGAGTACTTTGACGAGTCACTGGTCCTGCTGGCAGATGCGCTGTGCTGGGGTCTAGATGATGTGGTAGGCTTTATGCACAACGCCCAGGCTGGAGGTGGGCAGGACAGAAGCACCATTGACGATGGTGGACTGACCACTGAGGAAAGGCAGCTGACTGCCCGGGCACGAGCCTGGAACAACCTGGACTGGGCTCTCTATGTTCATTTCAACCGAAGTCTATGGGCCCGGATAAAGCAATATGGCCAGAGCCGGCTGGACAGTGCTGTGGCGGAGCTCCGGGCTCGCCGAGAAGCCCTGGCTAAACACTGTCTGGTGGGGGGTGAGGCTTTAGACCCCAAGTACATCACTGACCGGCGATTCCGCCCTTTCCAGTTTGGGTCAGGTAAGGTTTTGGGTTATGTGCTCCGAAGTGGGCTGAGCCTCCAAGACCAGGAGGAGTGTGAGCGCCTGGCTACCCCCGAGCTGCAGTACAAGGATAAGCTAGATGCCAAGCAGTTCCCCCCAACAGTCTCTCTGCCCCTCAAGACTTCAAGGCGACCCTCCCCCTAG
- the GPC2 gene encoding glypican-2 encodes MLSSAEHSLSMLFHRSFGRLYTQHTPLFSGLFSRLRDYYERSGEGLDDALVDFWAQLLEKMFPLLHPQYIFSPDYLFCLTRLASSADDSLKPFGDSPRRLRLQITRALVAARAFVQGLETGRNVVSETLKMPLSEGCKRAVMRLTGCPLCRGVPSLPPCRGFCLNVAYGCIGSQGLDPDWGPYLDGLLFLADKIQGPFSFELAAQSIGVKISEGLMHLQENSVGVSAQVFQECGSPQPARARARRAPAPREEVGRFWSAAAAAEEERPTTAAGASLPRLVWELRERLGRVRGIWAGLPQTVCGDPRVAADLSQEAAPCWTGAGPGRYLSPVVGFQAGKLDNPELDAEASSPDLQTRRRRLQLRATTTRMKAAALGRDLELEDWEDASGSGEGQHYADDWMAGAAAVAPPARAPRPPRREGAGGKGGGVIIRHSQDRSRTGGTSVGFHTQPLLILFLLALALLGPR; translated from the exons ATGCTCTCCTCAGCCGAGCACTCCCTGTCCATGCTCTTCCACCGCTCCTTCGGCCGCCTGTATACCCAGCACACCCCCTTGTTCAGTGGTCTGTTCTCTCGGCTACGGGACTACTATGAGAGGTCCGGTGAGGGGTTAGATGATGCCTTGGTGGATTTCTGGGCTCAGCTCCTGGAGAAAATGTTCCCCCTGCTGCACCCACAGTACATCTTCTCCCCCGACTACCTGTTCTGCCTCACACGCCTGGCCTCTTCTGCTGATGACTCTCTGAAGCCTTTTGGGGACTCACCCCGCCGCCTCCGCCTGCAG aTAACCCGGGCCCTGGTGGCGGCCCGGGCCTTTGTCCAGGGCCTGGAGACTGGAAGAAATGTGGTCAGCGAAACACTTAAG ATGCCGCTGTCCGAAGGCTGCAAGCGGGCTGTGATGCGTCTGACAGGCTGCCCCCTTTGCCGGGGGGTGCCCTCGCTGCCACCCTGCCGGGGCTTCTGCCTCAACGTGGCCTATGGCTGTATCGGCAGCCAAGGACTGGATCCTGACTGGGGGCCCTATCTGG ATGGTCTCCTGTTCCTAGCCGACAAGATCCAAGGCCCCTTTTCTTTTGAGCTGGCAGCCCAGTCCATCGGGGTGAAGATCTCAGAAGGCTTGATGCATTTGCAGGAGAACAGTGTAGGGGTGTCAGCCCAG GTATTCCAGGAATGCGGGAGCCCCCAGCCAGCGCGGGCTCGCGCCCGCCGTGCCCCAGCCCCAAGGGAGGAGGTGGGTCGCTTCTGgtccgcggcggcggcggcggaggaggaGCGGCCGACGACGGCTGCAGGCGCTAGCCTGCCCCGGCTG GTGTGGGAGCTCCGCGAGCGTCTGGGCCGGGTGAGGGGCATCTGGGCCGGGCTGCCCCAGACTGTGTGCGGGGACCCCCGCGTGGCGGCGGACCTCTCGCAGGAGGCGGCGCCTTGCTGGACCGGAGCTGGACCGGGCCG GTACTTGTCGCCCGTGGTCGGCTTCCAGGCCGGGAAGCTCGACAACCCAGAGCTGGATGCAGAAGCCTCAAGCCCCGACCTCCAGACGCGGAGGCGGCGGCTGCAGCTCCGGGCCACCACAACCAGGATGAAAGCGGCTGCCCTGGGACGCGACCTGGAGCTGGAGGACTGGG aGGACGCTAGCGGCTCTGGAGAGGGACAACACTATGCAGATGACTGGATGGCTGGCGCAGCAGCTGTGGCCCCCCCAGCGCGAGCTCCTCGCCCTCCTCGAAGGGAAGGTGCTGGGGGCAAAGGAGGAGGTGTCATTATCCGCCACAGCCAGGACCGGAGCAGGACTGGAGGGACGTCTGTTGGTTTTCACACACAACCCCTCCTCATTCTCTTCCTCTTAGCCCTAGCCCTGCTTGGACCTCGATAA